From Lepisosteus oculatus isolate fLepOcu1 chromosome 8, fLepOcu1.hap2, whole genome shotgun sequence, one genomic window encodes:
- the ccdc32 gene encoding coiled-coil domain-containing protein 32 isoform X1 has protein sequence MQVRKKALHFRPRKSEGMIDSLETQRPRSSGDLWSEICSGLPGHEAGGQAGAEFTDSFEPQPHENLQHPVANGTEDAPRLSAWAPMADSEVYIASLENRLRRIKGQSQEVTSREMLRTLSQARKECWDRFLQDEQISDLFQEGSDFDQSALEQLKRWLQPEKVAISAEELQYLLLPEEPRETAGTEEGLRGAEAEEQDEDEENQAPEK, from the exons atgcaagtaagaaaaaaagctcTACATTTCAG ACCCCGAAAGAGCGAGGGCATGATCGACAGTCTGGAGACGCAGCGGCCGCGCTCCAGCGGCGATCTCTGGTCGGAGATCTGCTCGGGGCTGCCCGGTCACGAGGCCGGGGGTCAGGCAGGGGCAGAGTTCACAGATTCTTTCGAACCGCAGCCGCACGAGAATCTGCAGCACCCCGTCGCTAACGGGACCGAGGACGCCCCCCGTCTCAGCGCATGGGCGCCCATGGCTGACTCCGAAGTGTACATTGCCAGTCTGG AAAACCGTCTACGCAGAATTAAGGGCCAGTCGCAGGAAGTGACGTCACGTGAAATGCTTCGCACCCTCTCTCAAGCCAGGAAGGAATGCTGGGATAGATTCCTCCAGGACGAACAAATCTCAGACCTCTTTCAGGAAGGCAGTGACTTTGACCAGAG TGCCCTGGAGCAGCTAAAACGCTGGCTCCAGCCAGAGAAAGTGGCCATCAGCGCTGAAGAGCTGCAGTACCTCCTATTACCAGAGGAGCCCAGAGAGACAGCAGGCACGGAGGAGGGGCTGAGAGGAGCTGAGGCAGAGGAGCAAGATGAAGACGAAGAGAACCAGGCACCAGAAAAATAA
- the ccdc32 gene encoding coiled-coil domain-containing protein 32 isoform X2 gives MIDSLETQRPRSSGDLWSEICSGLPGHEAGGQAGAEFTDSFEPQPHENLQHPVANGTEDAPRLSAWAPMADSEVYIASLENRLRRIKGQSQEVTSREMLRTLSQARKECWDRFLQDEQISDLFQEGSDFDQSALEQLKRWLQPEKVAISAEELQYLLLPEEPRETAGTEEGLRGAEAEEQDEDEENQAPEK, from the exons ATGATCGACAGTCTGGAGACGCAGCGGCCGCGCTCCAGCGGCGATCTCTGGTCGGAGATCTGCTCGGGGCTGCCCGGTCACGAGGCCGGGGGTCAGGCAGGGGCAGAGTTCACAGATTCTTTCGAACCGCAGCCGCACGAGAATCTGCAGCACCCCGTCGCTAACGGGACCGAGGACGCCCCCCGTCTCAGCGCATGGGCGCCCATGGCTGACTCCGAAGTGTACATTGCCAGTCTGG AAAACCGTCTACGCAGAATTAAGGGCCAGTCGCAGGAAGTGACGTCACGTGAAATGCTTCGCACCCTCTCTCAAGCCAGGAAGGAATGCTGGGATAGATTCCTCCAGGACGAACAAATCTCAGACCTCTTTCAGGAAGGCAGTGACTTTGACCAGAG TGCCCTGGAGCAGCTAAAACGCTGGCTCCAGCCAGAGAAAGTGGCCATCAGCGCTGAAGAGCTGCAGTACCTCCTATTACCAGAGGAGCCCAGAGAGACAGCAGGCACGGAGGAGGGGCTGAGAGGAGCTGAGGCAGAGGAGCAAGATGAAGACGAAGAGAACCAGGCACCAGAAAAATAA
- the prlh2r gene encoding prolactin releasing hormone 2 receptor: MMELGLLRNESQENTSLSSSSFAGLDLLFDLKPVFIPLYALLVLVACCGNLLLIVLIAINRKLHSTTNFLIGNLALADLVMCLFCVPLTASYAFELHGWLYGSFMCHFVMLMQSTTVFVAVLSLTAIAVDRYVVVAYPIRRRIGWRCCIYLVGTIWLCSLALSSPTFLHTSYLDLSTTGYTMAICEEFWRDQEQQRLIYSCFVLLLSYFIPLSAVSISYCAISNHLRKRSMPGAAVAASSNREKWAHKKHKTFRLLLVSVLCFAFSWLPLQVVNLIRDLDSDFTILGKNYINVIQVSCHLVAMSSACYNPFIYASLHDKFRFYLGRYFYPRQRHSGGSSVHTSQRIPRVHTCSTLADIPMVITDKLVLEGRFSFN, translated from the coding sequence ATGATGGAACTGGGTTTGCTTAGAAATGAGTCCCAGGAAAAcacttctctctcctcttcctccttcgCTGGTCTGGACCTCCTGTTTGACCTGAAGCCTGTTTTCATACCGCTGTATGCATTGCTGGTACTGGTTGCCTGCTGTGGGAACCTCCTGCTCATCGTGCTCATTGCCATTAATAGGAAGCTGCACAGCACCACCAATTTCCTCATCGGGAACCTGGCGCTCGCTGACCTGGTCATGTGTCTCTTCTGCGTCCCGCTCACTGCCTCCTACGCCTTTGAGCTGCACGGCTGGCTTTATGGGAGCTTCATGTGTCATTTTGTCATGCTCATGCAGTCCACCACCGTGTTTGTGGCCGTGCTGTCCCTCACTGCCATTGCAGTGGATCGCTACGTGGTTGTGGCGTATCCCATTCGAAGACGAATTGGCTGGCGCTGCTGCATCTATTTGGTTGGTACGATATGGCTTTGCTCCTTGGCCCTCTCGTCTCCAACCTTTCTGCACACCAGCTACCTAGATCTGAGCACTACAGGATACACCATGGCAATCTGTGAGGAGTTCTGGAGAGACCAAGAACAGCAAAGGCTGATCTACTCCTGTTTTGTACTCCTGCTGTCCTACTTTATCCCTCTCTCTGCAGTCTCTATCTCTTACTGTGCCATCTCCAACCATCTGCGCAAACGGAGCATGCCAGGGGCTGCCGTAGCAGCCTCCTCTAACCGAGAGAAGTGGGCGCACAAGAAACACAAGACCTTCCGACTCCTGCTGGTGTctgtgctctgctttgctttctcCTGGCTCCCCCTGCAAGTGGTTAATCTCATCAGGGATCTGGATTCAGACTTCACCATTCTGGGGAAGAATTACATCAATGTGATCCAAGTCTCCTGCCATCTGGTGGCCATGAGCTCTGCCTGCTACAACCCTTTCATCTATGCCTCGCTGCACGATAAGTTCCGCTTCTACCTGGGAAGATATTTCTACCCACGCCAGCGGCACAGCGGAGGGAGCAGTGTCCACACCTCCCAGCGCATCCCACGTGTCCACACGTGCTCCACCCTAGCAGACATACCGATGGTCATCACAGACAAGCTGGTACTGGAGGGACGCTTCTCATTTAACTAG